In Papaver somniferum cultivar HN1 chromosome 1, ASM357369v1, whole genome shotgun sequence, a genomic segment contains:
- the LOC113357097 gene encoding uncharacterized protein LOC113357097 encodes MAREKRIETYDLLRCKARVYCNVPLERNDMQIGLTMFMRTGTRSFKKQSVVTQIFERECVKAGVFAIFDSLTRHEVTNMFLMDKNSSVLEFFPKGWLKIAGVGQFVYHWLASWSAMKHQGAWRDPFPDVDLRKCEFPEDDRRCMTIYKDGKIGENETYFTEWVRNVLAEVKINKQEQSRNRILTGNKISYNNFKRVDVPVVKSHSDYCSINA; translated from the exons ATGGCTAGGGAGAAAAGGATTGAAACCTATGATTTATTGAGGTGCAAAGCTAGAGTTTACTGTAACGTGCCTTTGGAGCGAAACGATATGCAGATTGGGTTGACGATGTTCatgagaaccggaacaagatcgTTTAAGAAACAGTCTGTGGTTACTCAGATATTTGAAAGAGAATGTGTGAAAGCTGGAG TATTTGCAATTTTCGATAGTCTGACTCGTCATGAG GTAACAAATATGTTCCTCATGGACAAGAATAGCAGCGTACTGGAATTCTTCCCCAAAGGATGGCTCAAAATAGCTGGTGTAGGACAATTTGTTTATCACTGGTTAGCAAGTTGGTCAGCAATGAAACATCAAGGTGCATGGAGAGATCCTTTTCCAGATGTTGATCTGCGAAAATGCGAATTCCCAGAAGATGATCGTCGTTGTATGACTATTTACAAGGATGGAAAGATTGGTGAAAACGAGACATATTTCACCGAATGGGTTAGAAATGTACTTGCTGAAGTGAAGATAAACAAACAAGAACAATCCCGAAACAGAATCCTAACTGGAAACAAAATAAGCTACAACAACTTCAAGCGAGTGGATGTGCCTGTGGTTAAATCACATTCAGATTACTGTTCTATAAATGCATAA
- the LOC113311271 gene encoding bet1-like protein At4g14600, which yields MANSGGLPSYGAVSHRSSARSGYNNNPDEIQLRIDPMNADLDEEVNGLRSKISLLKNVAQEIGNEARYQNDLISQLQMTVIKAQAGVKNNMRWINKKIIQNGSNHVFHVLLFVLLCFFVVYFLSKFSRG from the exons ATGGCGAATTCAGGCGGACTTCCATCCTACGGTGCTGTTTCTCACAGATCAAG tgcAAGATCGGGGTATAATAACAATCCAGATGAAATTCAGCTTCGAATCGATCCGATGAATGCTGATTTAGACGAAGAAGTTAATGGTCTCAGAAGTAAAATTTCCCTGCTCAAAAAC GTAGCACAAGAGATTGGGAATGAAGCTAGATATCAGAATGATTTGATTTCTCAACTG CAAATGACGGTGATTAAAGCGCAAGCAGGAGTGAAGAACAATATgaggtggataaataaaaagaTTATTCAAAATGGTTCGAACCACGTATTCCATGTACTGTTGTTTGTGTTATTATGTTTCTTCGTGGTCTACTTCTTGTCCAAATTTTCTAGAGGATGA
- the LOC113311264 gene encoding uncharacterized protein LOC113311264: protein MGVPQKQTMNEIAVVEMERQEKTNDVHSKSKGFDIYSNTTIIIFLALSLVTLLILFDFQALHTPTSSTSLKSWTFQKWEKLCKTNYDSGNYSSKLNEMTSKLRDSVTFLPLKDWRFKPREGHTWFMSTIEDTIEDDEVEYLYFPSEVSKRRILCLSARDRRDGGNNFYGLAWPESLPTNATFMEGLTYVSDTYYDYNNLFHAVTAMLPFVGWYKRKGCEKPSRWVLFHWGELRTGMVTWLQKLMEATYEDDLKLETFERGNGLLCFEKAVVMRHNMGRMGQEKKREAYDLMRCKARAFCNVSQPEKVLNINGNRIPVIRLTLLMRKGPRSFKNESVVIQIFQRECEKVEGCKLTAVHSEDLSFCDQVSLMSSTDIVASPHGAQLTNQVLMDRGSSVMEFFPRGWKELAGVGQFAHHWVASASGMRHEGAWWDQQGDNICPPAESDRCFKYFKGAQVGHNETYFAEWSRRVINQVKTDKLDQGSIESPINSNICSCG, encoded by the exons ATGGGTGTTCCTCAAAAACAAACAATGAATGAGATAGCAGTTGTGGAAATGGAGAGGCAAGAAAAGACCAATGACGTGCACAGCAAATCTAAGGGTTTCGATATCTATAGCAACACAACAATTATAATCTTTCTCGCTCTATCACTAGTTACACTTCtgattctttttgattttcaAGCTCTACATACACCAACCTCTTCTACTTCCCTCAAGTCATGGACATTCCAAAAGTGGGAGAAATTATGCAAGACTAACTATGATTCAGGCAACTACTCAAGCAAGCTCAATGAAATGACATCTAAGTTACGCGACTCGGTCACTTTTCTCCCTCTCAAGGACTGGAGGTTTAAACCCAGGGAAGGACACACCTGGTTCATGAGCACAATCGAAGATACAATAGAGGATGATGAAGTAGAGTACCTTTACTTCCCATCAGAGGTATCTAAAAGAAGGATACTCTGTTTATCAGCACGTGATCGCCGTGATGGAGGAAATAACTTCTATGGTTTAGCATGGCCGGAGAGTCTCCCTACCAATGCCACTTTCATGGAAGGGCTGACCTATGTATCAGATACATACTATGATTATAACAATCTGTTTCACGCAGTGACGGCCATGCTGCCTTTTGTGGGGTGGTATAAAAGGAAAGGCTGTGAAAAGCCTTCAAGATGGGTCCTTTTCCACTGGGGTGAACTCAGGACTGGGATGGTAACATGGCTTCAGAAACTCATGGAAGCGACTTATGAGGATGATTTAAAACTAGAAACATTTGAAAGAGGGAATGGATTGCTCTGTTTCGAGAAAGCTGTGGTGATGAGGCATAACATGGGGAGGATGGGGCAGGAGAAGAAGCGTGAAGCATATGATCTGATGAGGTGCAAGGCTAGGGCTTTCTGTAATGTAAGCCAACCAGAGAAGGTATTGAACATTAATGGAAATAGGATACCAGTTATTCGGCTGACACTGTTGATGAGGAAGGGTCCGAGGTCTTTCAAAAATGAATCAGTTGTGATCCAGATATTCCAAAGAGAATGTGAGAAGGTAGAAGGATGCAAGCTAACAGCAGTCCACTCAGAGGATCTCAGCTTTTGTGATCAG GTCAGTTTAATGAGTTCTACTGATATCGTGGCGTCACCACATGGGGCTCAATTGACGAACCAGGTGCTAATGGATAGGGGTAGTAGTGTGATGGAATTCTTTCCCAGAGGATGGAAAGAACTCGCAGGTGTGGGCCAATTTGCTCATCACTGGGTAGCAAGTGCCTCTGGGATGAGACACGAAGGTGCTTGGTGGGACCAACAAGGTGACAACATATGCCCTCCTGCAGAAAGTGATCGATGTTTCAAATACTTCAAGGGTGCGCAGGTTGGCCACAATGAGACTTACTTTGCTGAATGGTCCAGAAGAGTTATTAACCAGGTGAAGACAGACAAGCTAGACCAAGGCTCTATAGAATCACCCATAAACTCAAATATCTGCTCATGTGGGTAA
- the LOC113334852 gene encoding uncharacterized protein LOC113334852, which produces MFRERLLFFLLGIAIAVVIFVAIASSSLSSRFTQSYVLILKQSNSSELISSMTTKLRQSVSFLPLKDLRYSQTNQDGHTWFMSSMYDTHEEGEVQYQQFPSNASKGRLLCIMGRDGHDGSWNSYALAFPDALPENATFYPGLTFISNNHYNYGNIWHGLSALFPFVAWHRRVGKCALPARWILFHWGELRREMSVWLETLLKASFNGQVHIETFDGLRNDEPACFEEAVVMRHNEGGMSRERRIETYDLLRCKARVHCNVPLERNDTQIGLTMFMRTGTRSFKNQSAVTQIFQRECVKAGGCKLQVADSGNLTFCEQVSLMSSTDILVSPHGAQLTNMFFMDKNSSVMEFYPKGWLKLAGIGQYVYKWIASWSGMKHQGAWRDPNPDPDLRKCEFPEDDRRCMTIYKDGKIGHNETYFTEWARSVLSEVKINKQEQSLNRIQTGNKNKLQQLQASGCACG; this is translated from the exons ATGTTTCGCGAAagacttttattttttcttcttggaATAGCTATTGCTGTGGTAATATTCGTTGCAATTGCTTCGTCTTCGTTGTCTTCCCGATTTACTCAAAGTTATGTGTTGATTCTCAAACAATCAAATTCATCAGAGCTTATCAGTTCAATGACTACTAAACTACGTCAATCCGTTTCGTTTCTTCCATTAAAAGATTTGAGATACTCTCAAACAAACCAAGACGGTCATACTTGGTTTATGTCTTCGATGTATGATACACATGAAGAAGGTGAAGTTCAGTACCAACAGTTCCCATCAAATGCATCAAAAGGAAGATTACTTTGTATAATGGGACGTGATGGTCATGACGGCTCATGGAATTCTTATGCCTTAGCATTTCCTGATGCACTGCCagaaaatgctacattttatcCAGGTTTAACATTTATTTCCAACAATCACTACAACTATGGTAATATTTGGCATGGGTTATCAGCCCTTTTTCCAtttgtagcttggcatagaagAGTCGGTAAGTGCGCGTTACCTGCACGGTGGATTTTGTTTCACTGGGGTGAACTTAGGAGGGAAATGAGTGTTTGGTTAGAAACATTATTGAAAGCTAGCTTTAATGGTCAAGTTCATATTGAGACATTTGATGGGTTGAGAAATGATGAACCAGCTTGTTTCGAAGAAGCTGTTGTGATGAGACATAATGAAGGTGGAATGTCTAGGGAGAGAAGGATTGAAACTTATGATTTGTTAAGGTGCAAAGCTAGAGTTCACTGTAACGTGCCTTTGGAGCGAAACGACACGCAGATTGGGTTGACGATGTTCATGAGGACCGGAACAAGATCGTTTAAGAACCAGTCTGCGGTTACTCAGATATTTCAAAGAGAATGTGTGAAAGCCGGAGGTTGCAAGTTACAAGTTGCCGACTCCGGTAATCTTACCTTTTGTGAGCAG gTAAGTTTGATGAGTTCTACAGATATCTTAGTATCTCCACATGGGGCACAGCTAACAAATATGTTCTTCATGGACAAGAACAGCAGCGTAATGGAATTCTATCCTAAAGGATGGCTCAAATTAGCAGGTATAGGGCAATATGTTTATAAATGGATAGCTAGTTGGTCCGGAATGAAACATCAAGGTGCATGGAGAGATCCTAATCCGGATCCTGATCTGCGAAAATGCGAATTCCCAGAAGATGATCGTCGTTGTATGACAATTTACAAGGACGGAAAGATCGGTCACAATGAGACATATTTCACTGAATGGGCTAGAAGTGTACTTTCTGAGGTGAAGATAAACAAACAAGAGCAATCCTTGAATAGAATTCAGACTGGAAACAAAAATAAGCTTCAACAACTGCAAGCAAGTGGATGTGCCTGTGGTTAA